One Streptomyces sp. NBC_00554 DNA segment encodes these proteins:
- a CDS encoding VOC family protein has translation MDLYSVMCVSDRIKALEWFEVFFGRPADEIIGEEYLWQVGENAWVVVDDRDVRAERVGGAMITLGVNDLDDILARLAAHGIDHEPVETYSNGVRHVVMLDPDGNSLSLAEAPTQ, from the coding sequence GTGGACCTGTACAGCGTCATGTGTGTGAGTGACCGGATCAAGGCACTGGAGTGGTTCGAGGTGTTCTTCGGGCGCCCAGCGGACGAGATCATCGGCGAGGAGTATCTGTGGCAGGTCGGTGAGAACGCGTGGGTCGTCGTTGACGATCGAGACGTGCGCGCTGAGCGAGTAGGCGGAGCCATGATCACGCTCGGCGTGAACGACCTCGACGACATCCTGGCCCGACTCGCCGCACACGGGATCGACCACGAACCGGTCGAGACCTACAGCAACGGCGTACGCCACGTCGTCATGCTGGACCCCGACGGGAACAGCCTTTCGCTCGCCGAGGCACCCACCCAGTAA
- a CDS encoding caspase family protein, with the protein MGLALALVVGIDAYKDRWPKLSCCAHDADQVAAVLQMEEYGFNVTLLQNEQASKTDILRWLVDAKNSGADKILFYFSGHGASTDLGHYLVTYDNRDLDEGVALPDILRILEPSEARDSQVFVLLDCCHSGGALTGTGGSVIRVTELRASEVSEVLRQVESSSAVVAACTEAQTAWEVNNLGHGIFTYYLLYALTGAAADHTGSVTAHSIYEVISREMSKASSDHDQLPIFGGRVRGRLLIGSGFTPELGPPPPESEYEHYEDEAQDFLDSYNRFKSAFDISSWRSTGHYASCRRLESISKWFDEKDRIQGLATRSRYKKARDTLTRYQTELGLIEVDTKMKEGVVTQQIGAGGFGAVWKVQGPGVDDSVYAYKVYHPHELHDREKVKRFRNGYDAMEMLAHPQIVKVHRYSDCPTGFVMDYIDGSNLRELQPGAFLPPAEIIAILLKSAETIEHAHNNGVIHRDIKPENIVCRYTSEGEYLPYLTDFDLAWFSTQTQRATKSAMGVVYYAAPEQYIAFDPRAVYSREPTLDVFSFGQLLAFCFINRDPDPLNVTGNAENITNALKGSCSNESSSKLMKLYEECVQFDPRQRVQDFSEIVGRLGEIHNELQHTELDTKITNAQYSRELAFQITRKAQRQDDITSFVSASGAWEASIEWREKFAGREYRPLLVLCLSPTSRVSLENVSNDRMRRILNRRVDQAIQPYRNKATRRPGQRGAYEVFVEWFPTRMVRNDTLELAEMLRNVFAALEG; encoded by the coding sequence ATGGGGCTGGCGCTTGCCTTGGTTGTAGGAATCGACGCATACAAAGATCGCTGGCCGAAACTCTCATGCTGTGCCCACGATGCTGACCAAGTTGCGGCCGTACTTCAGATGGAAGAGTACGGGTTCAACGTCACACTCCTCCAGAATGAACAAGCCTCAAAGACCGATATTCTGCGATGGCTTGTTGACGCCAAGAACTCCGGAGCCGACAAGATTCTTTTCTATTTTTCCGGCCACGGAGCTTCCACAGACCTCGGTCATTATCTCGTCACGTACGACAATCGAGACCTGGATGAAGGTGTAGCTCTTCCGGATATCCTCCGAATCTTGGAGCCAAGTGAGGCTCGAGACTCTCAGGTTTTCGTCCTGCTCGATTGCTGCCATTCTGGCGGCGCGTTGACTGGTACCGGTGGATCTGTTATTCGTGTCACGGAGCTGAGGGCTTCAGAAGTATCGGAAGTACTGCGACAGGTCGAATCATCTTCGGCTGTAGTAGCTGCTTGCACCGAAGCCCAGACCGCTTGGGAAGTCAACAATCTCGGACACGGAATATTTACTTACTATCTCCTCTATGCGCTGACTGGTGCCGCTGCAGACCATACGGGAAGTGTGACTGCCCACAGCATTTACGAGGTAATCTCACGTGAAATGTCGAAAGCCAGCTCGGATCACGATCAGCTACCGATTTTCGGAGGTCGCGTTCGCGGCCGCCTTTTGATTGGCAGCGGATTTACCCCGGAATTAGGCCCCCCTCCTCCAGAGTCAGAGTACGAGCACTATGAAGATGAGGCTCAAGACTTCCTGGACTCCTATAACAGATTCAAGTCCGCCTTTGACATTAGCTCTTGGCGCAGCACCGGGCATTATGCTTCATGTCGCCGACTAGAGAGTATTTCGAAATGGTTCGATGAAAAAGATAGGATTCAAGGCCTCGCCACTCGCTCTCGCTATAAGAAAGCCCGCGATACGCTGACGCGTTATCAAACCGAGCTAGGACTGATCGAGGTCGACACGAAAATGAAGGAGGGGGTAGTCACTCAGCAGATCGGCGCTGGAGGTTTTGGTGCGGTATGGAAGGTACAGGGCCCGGGGGTTGACGATTCCGTCTACGCCTATAAAGTTTACCATCCACACGAACTCCATGATCGTGAAAAAGTAAAGCGCTTCCGGAATGGTTACGATGCTATGGAGATGCTGGCGCACCCCCAGATCGTCAAGGTGCATCGCTATAGCGACTGTCCGACCGGTTTCGTGATGGACTACATTGACGGCAGTAATTTGCGAGAATTGCAGCCGGGTGCATTCCTGCCCCCTGCGGAAATCATCGCTATCCTATTGAAGTCGGCGGAGACAATTGAGCATGCGCATAACAACGGCGTGATTCACCGGGATATCAAGCCGGAGAATATCGTATGCCGGTACACTAGCGAAGGGGAATATCTTCCGTATCTCACGGATTTTGATTTGGCCTGGTTTAGTACACAAACACAGAGGGCCACAAAGAGCGCGATGGGAGTCGTGTATTATGCCGCTCCCGAGCAGTACATTGCGTTCGACCCCAGGGCTGTTTACAGCAGGGAACCTACCCTAGACGTTTTCTCGTTCGGCCAGCTACTCGCTTTCTGCTTTATCAATCGTGATCCGGATCCCCTTAACGTGACAGGCAACGCGGAGAACATTACTAATGCACTTAAAGGATCTTGTTCGAACGAATCATCTTCTAAGCTAATGAAGCTCTACGAGGAGTGCGTGCAGTTCGATCCGCGCCAACGTGTTCAGGATTTTTCTGAGATAGTCGGACGTCTGGGTGAGATTCATAACGAGCTCCAGCACACGGAGCTAGACACCAAGATCACTAACGCTCAGTACTCCAGGGAGCTTGCCTTCCAAATTACTCGTAAGGCGCAAAGGCAGGATGATATTACATCCTTCGTTAGCGCTTCGGGTGCCTGGGAGGCTTCCATTGAATGGCGTGAGAAGTTTGCTGGGCGCGAATATCGCCCCCTACTTGTTTTATGCCTTTCGCCGACCAGTCGCGTGTCGCTTGAAAACGTTTCGAACGACAGGATGAGGAGAATCCTCAATAGGCGAGTCGATCAGGCTATTCAGCCTTACCGGAATAAAGCTACACGTCGCCCCGGCCAGCGTGGAGCTTATGAAGTATTTGTAGAATGGTTTCCAACGCGGATGGTCCGGAACGACACCTTGGAACTCGCCGAAATGCTGCGTAACGTATTTGCGGCTCTTGAGGGGTAA